Within the Arachis duranensis cultivar V14167 chromosome 10, aradu.V14167.gnm2.J7QH, whole genome shotgun sequence genome, the region TGTGCGCAAATACTTCTATAAAACATAGTGAATCTTTCTGTGCTCCTGTTGCTGTTGCAATTGCTTCTGTTAGATCTTCCTCTGTCCGTACCTACACTCCAAGCATTATAAATAGTAACTCCAGTTAATGATAATGCTCGTAATGATTGTAAGATCACAGTAACACaggattgtttgagtttaaGCTAACCTTGGCAGTCCAGCATTTGCCTTCTCCATTATGGATGGCTTCCACAAAGCGAGTGTAATCCCAGTTCTTGATCACGTTGTACGGGCCATCATGAATCTCAACTTCAATTGTATAACCTCCATTGTTAATGAGGAAGATGATGCTCCTTTGTCCGCTGCGGATCATTGTTGAAATATCCTGTGCCGTCACCTGATAAATAAGGAATATCTTAAATCCCTGTGTGCTTCAAGCATCAAATTGATGTTCCAGTTTACTTATACTGTGTTCAAAATGCAAGTTTTGAACTAGACGTAATTATTAGgcaaaaacaaaacataaagaaGACAAAAGAAGTCATATTATTATCAAATGTTTTGAAAGGTCATTTCTGTTGGTGCAACTTGTATAATCTTATTACTCACCTGAAAACTGCCATCTCCAATGCAAGCAATTACACGCTTATCTTTTGCAGCTTGTGCATATCCAAGAGTAGCACCAACTGACCAACCTATGGACCCATATTGCATCTGGAATTCATACCTGAAAGATCAAATTCAGGCACGACAATGTTAACCCCCCCAAAAAGATACACGTTAGCATTTTGCTAGATGCAGttgtaattgaatttaaataccCGCAATTTTCAGGTAGATGTAGCTTCTGACAGTTGAACCATGAGTCTCCAGTTTCAGCTATTACAGCAGTATCCCCACTTAGCATTTCCTGTAAAAGTATGTGTGAGTGGAGAAAAAGTTAATACGTTTTAGTAATATAATGGGAACCACTTGCATAAACTAGCATGATCTATACGATAAAGTGAATCCTCTGAAATTGCTATGCAGGATATGAAATCTTAGTCATGGAGCAAGGTAACAGGTAGAAAAACGTCATGTCAAAAAGAACCATTTGACTTGAATATTTAATAAGCAGATAAATAGAACATACCTGAATGTGCTTAAATAGAACATTAACTCTAAGAGGTTCGTCCTTCTCTCGCTTCAGAGGAATGCCTGGGGGAACATATATTCGTCGGTAATTCTCCAAAGCTGCACCATTTTTCTTAACCTTCTTAGACAATGCAGTTAAGAAGTCAGCCATGAAAACCCAGCCCAACGAAGGACCATTGCCAATGGTCACGCGATTAGGCTGTACGATTACAGCTTTCTCCTTCTTTATCAATAAGGAGTATCCCACGGAGCTATAGTCGTTGAAGATAGGGCCGATAAAAACATATGCATCAGCAGACTCCACTATTTCGCCACAAAAGGGGGTACTAACAGCACCCCAATATGTCCCAATGAAGTGTGGATGATGCTCCGGCACTAGCCCCTTTCCAGAGGGCATACAAGCTATTGGATATCCACTGGCATTCGCAAACTCCAGAAAAGCCTTCTGTGCCTTTGCAAACCTTAGTTTTGGCCCACCAACAATGACGGGTTTCACAGCTTTGTTTAGAAATTCAGCCGTTGCTTCCACTGCTGCTTCTAATCCTTGTTGATTGCTTACCCTGCACAAATCCAAAAGATATTAGTTTTCCTTAGACAGGATTCACTCTTCATAAGGATAAGATGTGAGGTAACACAATATATGCATATACAATTATACATAACTCTTTCAATCCACATTCTCTATTAACAAAGAATTACAATTGCATTAGCATGTCATTTAGCAATGAACTTAGCCAAATATGTGATTATCAAATAACTAATTCAGtaatcaatatatatttatataaaaatatatcagAATTAAGCTAAAAAAGGGGATATTTATTAACAATGTAGAGAAGGCGAGGAGGGGAATAGTATACATACTTAGGTGCAAGGAAAAATGGGACAGGGTCTCTGGAAAAAGTTGGGTGTGGAATCCCAGGAAGGTTGCAACTTATGCTGATGTAAACAGGCTTGCTTTCCTTCAGCGCAGTGGAGATTGCGGTGTCAATCTGCTCATGTGCATCTTCCAAGTTATTCACCACTGCCTGAAAACACAAGAAATCATAATCGAGTCAGTTACCTCGAAAAACCAATCAACCTAACAGAATAACACAAGTTAGTTACAAGTCAGCTAGAGTCGGTTACAGTCCCGCGCACCTGAAAGCACGTGATGGTTTGGAAGCAGCGGAGTTCCTGTGAGAAATCGGGTAATCCGATTGTGTGGTGTAGGATCCTGTTGGTGCCGTAGTCGTTAGAGTTGGGTCCGCCGACGATGCAGACGACGGGGAGGTTCTCGCTGTAGGCGCCGGCGATGGCGTTGATAACGCTGAGGCCGCCGACGGTGAAGGTGACGACGCAGGCGCCGACTCCCTTGGAACGGGCGTAGCCGTCGGCAGCGTAGCCGGCGTTGAGCTCGTTGCAACAGCCCACGAGGTTGAGGTCAGGATCGGCGATGAGGTGGTCGAGGAGAGTGAGGTTAAAGTCGCCGGGGACGGAGAAGACGTCCCTGACGCCAATCTCGACAAGGCGGCGGGCGAGGTGCCGGCCGAGAGTGCCTGCGGAGCCGGGAAACTGGGTGGCAGCTTCCATGTGATGTTGAGACTGGAGAAAGTAGAATTGGATTTGATTATGATTAGTTAATTAATGTGATTTGTTTAACCTTGTGTGTATTGGACATTGGTTGGGGTTTATAAGGGGGTTCAAACTTCAAAGACTGGTTTTGGAAACCCATGGGCAACACCTTGGAAgagggaaaaataaaaactaactgtgcaaattgattttaaaagtaCATGGTATATAGAATGTGCTTAAATATTTAGTATGTGCTTGAGACACCTGTTGCTAATTCagtattaaatattaatgataatCTTTCTATATAATAATACGTAGTTAGCGCATAATAGAACTCATCACTTTTACattgtttttaagtttttagtTGTTATTCATAGTTGATTCTTCATAACCAAATTgattgataataaaataaaatatataacagaAACTATTTATGGTTAatgaatattttgtataatttatttaatttaatatgtttGACCGAATTCGTAATGTTATGTTTCCATACGAATATGTTTGTAAAAGTAGTCACCTTGTAAAAAGTACTAGTTTTAGTTTTGAACAAATTTAGGAGTATGAGGCATGTGGTGGGTGAAGAGAAATGGTGGTGATCCGGATCCCAAGTGGGAAAGATGAATGCACAGCACAGACTATTCCAATTCCATGTActtgaaataattaaatagaaattGGAAGGGTTTCAGGCTTTCAGCTGGCGTAGTCGTGGTTTTGTCGGGTGTGGGTTTGAAACAATAATCATCGTCGTGGCTAAATCGTAGTGTTTCCTTATACCTCTTTTAGCTCTTTAGTCTAGTACAATAGAAATTGAGGTGTTGTTTCAATTTGGGAGTTAAAGCAACGC harbors:
- the LOC107468273 gene encoding pyruvate decarboxylase 1, producing the protein MEAATQFPGSAGTLGRHLARRLVEIGVRDVFSVPGDFNLTLLDHLIADPDLNLVGCCNELNAGYAADGYARSKGVGACVVTFTVGGLSVINAIAGAYSENLPVVCIVGGPNSNDYGTNRILHHTIGLPDFSQELRCFQTITCFQAVVNNLEDAHEQIDTAISTALKESKPVYISISCNLPGIPHPTFSRDPVPFFLAPKVSNQQGLEAAVEATAEFLNKAVKPVIVGGPKLRFAKAQKAFLEFANASGYPIACMPSGKGLVPEHHPHFIGTYWGAVSTPFCGEIVESADAYVFIGPIFNDYSSVGYSLLIKKEKAVIVQPNRVTIGNGPSLGWVFMADFLTALSKKVKKNGAALENYRRIYVPPGIPLKREKDEPLRVNVLFKHIQEMLSGDTAVIAETGDSWFNCQKLHLPENCGYEFQMQYGSIGWSVGATLGYAQAAKDKRVIACIGDGSFQVTAQDISTMIRSGQRSIIFLINNGGYTIEVEIHDGPYNVIKNWDYTRFVEAIHNGEGKCWTAKVRTEEDLTEAIATATGAQKDSLCFIEVFAHKDDTSKELLEWGSRVAAANSRPPNPQ